Proteins from one Cicer arietinum cultivar CDC Frontier isolate Library 1 chromosome 3, Cicar.CDCFrontier_v2.0, whole genome shotgun sequence genomic window:
- the LOC101506602 gene encoding uncharacterized protein yields MDEQKSSEVTHELRWLSRGPSEVVRRYTGYAINGFRFHTKKRERFLKTQNSGVVVKTKTSTDEINYYGAITDILLLDYSGKYKFVLFKCDWVDINKGIKKDKFGMTLVNFKFLKHTGKNICDDPFVFASQAKKVFYIYDERNKDWLVVLNAKVRDIYDMGDEESNEIEEIHGQLMGDTSEATQNVNDLVRLQVEDDNDFFEVVDVDNMDDDEDNEDDEEDE; encoded by the coding sequence ATGGATGAACAAAAGAGCTCAGAAGTTACTCATGAACTTAGATGGTTATCCCGTGGACCATCTGAGGTAGTAAGAAGATACACAGGTTATGCGATTAATGGTTTTAGATTCCACacaaagaagagagagagatttttgaaaacacaaaatAGTGGAGTTGTTGTAAAGACAAAGACCTCAACAGATGAAATTAATTACTATGGGGCAATAACTGATATACTGCTGTTGGATTATTCTGGAAAgtacaagtttgtgttatttaaatgTGATTGGGTTGATATTAATAAAGGTATCAAGAAAGATAAGTTTGGTATGACGCttgtcaatttcaaatttttaaaacatactgGGAAAAATATTTGTGATGACCCATTTGTGTTTGCATCACAAGCTAAAAAggtgttttatatatatgatgagAGAAACAAGGATTGGCTTGTTGTTCTCAATGCAAAAGTTAGAGATATCTATGATATGGGTGATGAGGAATctaatgaaattgaagaaattcaTGGGCAACTAATGGGCGATACAAGTGAAGCTactcaaaatgttaatgatttggTTAGGCTTCAAGTTGAAGAcgataatgatttttttgaagttgttgatgttgataatatggatgatgatgaagataatgaagatgatgaggAAGACGAATGA